A window from Deltaproteobacteria bacterium encodes these proteins:
- a CDS encoding L-2-amino-thiazoline-4-carboxylic acid hydrolase has product MADLTADKKFKVLCEISRAQHFAWREAVKELGSEAEAAAAVLRMWEVTGVQTAQAYVKRMDPAKPVAPQFATSIVWSSDCMGEDAVVEPGADAAVDEAFVRHHDCPWFHWHKKTGLLAEDQPGCDAWFRSAIAEVNRVLGTKLRFETLSSLPAGGSCCLRRIWTER; this is encoded by the coding sequence ATGGCCGACCTGACCGCAGACAAGAAGTTCAAGGTGCTGTGCGAGATCAGCCGCGCGCAGCACTTCGCCTGGCGCGAGGCGGTCAAGGAGCTCGGCTCCGAGGCTGAAGCCGCCGCCGCGGTCCTGCGCATGTGGGAGGTGACGGGGGTGCAGACGGCGCAGGCCTACGTGAAGCGCATGGACCCCGCGAAGCCCGTCGCGCCGCAGTTCGCGACCAGCATCGTCTGGAGCAGCGACTGCATGGGCGAGGACGCCGTGGTCGAGCCGGGCGCCGACGCGGCAGTGGACGAGGCCTTCGTGCGGCACCACGACTGCCCCTGGTTTCACTGGCACAAGAAGACGGGGCTCCTCGCCGAGGACCAGCCCGGCTGCGACGCGTGGTTCCGTTCCGCGATCGCCGAGGTGAACCGCGTGCTCGGCACGAAGCTGCGTTTCGAGACGCTCTCCTCGCTCCCCGCGGGGGGCAGCTGCTGTCTGCGCCGGATCTGGACCGAGCGCTGA
- a CDS encoding M20/M25/M40 family metallo-hydrolase — protein MRRARSISSIFIIAALALDSAGCADQGLSADAGVAEAGGREAGAREAGADMTRADGLSPEARCRPSAALVGRVSQARLLQDLKALVALGERRSYDGQMKAAAYLHGELAQLSGFTVRKHLYSYQGKVYENLEARLEGQDPAAKVIVAGAHYDSISEKPTDAPGADDNASGTAAVLEAARALAGCRPARGVRLVFFSNEEVGTVGSQAYVTFLKKELPPSKVEGFLNVDTIAYGPAGEDLDLATKPAHAGLVERMAVAVQAYTGLKVKKIISEHCG, from the coding sequence ATGCGACGTGCACGGTCTATCTCCTCGATATTCATTATTGCCGCCCTGGCGCTGGATAGTGCCGGCTGCGCCGACCAGGGGCTCTCCGCGGACGCCGGGGTGGCGGAGGCGGGTGGCCGGGAAGCGGGCGCCCGGGAAGCGGGCGCGGATATGACGCGGGCGGACGGCCTATCCCCGGAAGCGCGCTGCCGGCCGAGCGCCGCGCTGGTGGGTCGCGTCTCGCAGGCCCGCCTGCTCCAGGATCTGAAGGCCCTCGTGGCTCTCGGCGAGCGGCGGAGCTACGACGGGCAGATGAAGGCCGCGGCGTACCTTCACGGGGAGCTCGCCCAGCTGTCCGGGTTCACCGTGCGCAAGCACCTCTACAGCTACCAGGGGAAGGTCTACGAGAACCTGGAGGCCCGACTCGAGGGGCAGGACCCCGCGGCGAAGGTCATTGTCGCGGGGGCGCACTACGATTCGATCAGCGAGAAGCCGACCGATGCTCCGGGCGCCGACGACAACGCGTCGGGGACGGCGGCGGTGCTCGAGGCGGCGCGGGCTCTCGCGGGGTGCCGGCCCGCGCGCGGCGTGCGGCTGGTCTTCTTCTCGAACGAGGAGGTCGGGACGGTGGGCTCGCAGGCCTACGTCACCTTCCTGAAGAAGGAGCTGCCGCCGTCGAAGGTGGAGGGCTTTCTGAACGTAGACACCATCGCGTACGGCCCGGCGGGAGAGGACCTGGATCTCGCGACCAAGCCCGCCCACGCGGGTCTCGTGGAGCGCATGGCCGTCGCGGTGCAGGCCTACACGGGGCTGAAGGTGAAGAAGATCATCTCCGAGCACTGTGGGTGA
- a CDS encoding acyl-CoA dehydrogenase, which yields MPERTFNTDLRDMRFALFEHLSLAELQALPPYAQLDEETILMMIDEAARFAREVLAPINRPGDQIGAVYANGRVTMPPGFAAAYKAIRETGWLGLLSPESRGGLGMPLIMATAIGELYTGACCSLALSLGLTTSTMSLLENAAPEALKAIYLPKLQSGEWQGTMCLTEPQAGSAVGDIQTTARRDGDAWLIRGTKIFITGGEHDMVDNHVHLVLSRTEGAPKGFKGLSLFVVPKFRPTPDGKPGEPNDVTCAGIEHKMGIKASPTCVMQFGDADKCRAWLLGEEGQGLPLMFHMMNEARVAVGLQGLSLAAQAYYYALEYANERVQGVDVENFKNPDAPRVVISQHPNVRRMLLWSKAVVEGSRALLYKTSFFADVARHSPDPKAAGRAKALLEVLTPICKAYCTDLGFEVTRVSMQCMGGYGYLQEYPVEQHLRDVKIASIYEGTNDIQALDLLGRKLPAQGGLLFRTLVEELSRFTEAHKQHNTLGKELGVFAEELGRLQAVSMELAAQAFSADRRYPVLCASSYLEMAGGVVMGWLLLEQGVIAQEKLEAIYAAKGASEAAARSTLHQEDPEARFYFNKVETARFFTHQILTRNQTIASQIRSQDRSALTFLP from the coding sequence ATGCCAGAACGCACCTTCAACACCGACCTCCGAGACATGCGGTTCGCGCTCTTCGAGCACCTCTCCCTGGCCGAGCTGCAGGCCTTGCCGCCCTACGCGCAGCTCGACGAGGAGACGATCCTGATGATGATCGACGAGGCGGCGCGCTTCGCCCGCGAGGTGCTCGCGCCGATCAATCGCCCCGGAGATCAGATCGGCGCCGTCTACGCGAACGGCCGGGTGACGATGCCTCCCGGCTTCGCCGCCGCCTACAAGGCGATCCGCGAGACGGGCTGGCTCGGCCTGCTCTCCCCCGAATCGCGCGGCGGCCTCGGCATGCCTCTCATCATGGCCACGGCGATCGGCGAGCTCTACACGGGGGCGTGCTGCTCGCTCGCGCTCTCGCTCGGGCTCACGACGTCCACCATGTCGCTGCTCGAGAACGCGGCGCCGGAGGCGCTGAAGGCGATCTATCTGCCGAAGCTCCAGTCCGGCGAGTGGCAGGGCACGATGTGCCTCACCGAGCCGCAAGCCGGCTCCGCCGTCGGCGACATCCAGACCACCGCGCGCCGCGACGGAGACGCGTGGCTCATTCGCGGCACCAAGATCTTCATCACCGGCGGCGAGCACGACATGGTGGATAACCACGTGCACCTCGTGCTCTCGCGCACCGAAGGCGCGCCGAAGGGCTTCAAGGGGCTCTCGCTCTTCGTGGTGCCGAAGTTCCGCCCCACCCCCGACGGAAAGCCCGGCGAGCCGAACGACGTCACCTGCGCGGGGATCGAGCACAAGATGGGGATCAAGGCCTCCCCGACCTGCGTGATGCAGTTCGGGGACGCGGACAAGTGCCGCGCGTGGCTCCTCGGCGAGGAGGGCCAGGGCCTGCCGCTGATGTTCCACATGATGAACGAGGCGCGCGTGGCCGTGGGTCTGCAGGGGCTCTCGCTCGCCGCGCAGGCCTACTACTACGCCCTCGAGTACGCGAACGAGCGCGTGCAGGGCGTGGACGTGGAGAACTTCAAGAACCCCGACGCGCCGCGGGTGGTGATCAGCCAGCACCCGAACGTGCGACGCATGCTCCTCTGGAGCAAGGCCGTCGTCGAGGGGAGCCGCGCGCTGCTCTACAAGACCTCCTTCTTCGCCGACGTCGCGCGCCACAGCCCGGACCCGAAGGCGGCCGGCCGCGCCAAGGCCCTGCTCGAGGTGCTGACCCCCATCTGCAAGGCCTATTGCACGGACCTCGGCTTCGAGGTGACGCGCGTCTCGATGCAGTGCATGGGCGGCTACGGCTACCTGCAGGAATACCCCGTCGAGCAGCACCTGCGCGACGTGAAGATCGCGTCGATCTATGAGGGCACGAACGACATCCAGGCGCTCGATCTGCTCGGGCGCAAGCTGCCCGCGCAGGGGGGCCTGCTCTTCCGCACCCTCGTCGAGGAGCTGTCGCGCTTCACCGAGGCCCACAAGCAGCACAACACCCTCGGCAAGGAGCTCGGCGTCTTCGCCGAGGAGCTCGGTCGCCTGCAGGCCGTGAGCATGGAGCTCGCGGCACAGGCCTTCTCCGCCGACCGACGCTACCCGGTGCTCTGCGCCAGCTCGTACCTCGAGATGGCGGGAGGCGTGGTGATGGGCTGGCTCCTCCTCGAGCAGGGGGTGATCGCGCAGGAGAAGCTCGAGGCGATCTACGCCGCGAAGGGCGCCTCCGAGGCGGCGGCGCGCAGCACGCTGCACCAGGAAGACCCCGAGGCCCGCTTCTACTTCAACAAGGTGGAGACGGCGCGCTTCTTCACGCACCAGATCCTGACCCGCAACCAGACCATCGCCTCGCAGATCCGCAGCCAGGACCGCTCCGCGCTCACGTTCCTGCCGTAG
- a CDS encoding prepilin peptidase, with amino-acid sequence MNWLLLPDLLCLLVCAIGAVTDLREYRIPNWLTGSGVLVGLIVNYAVIAAYLGPAAGFRLGLGHAALGAAVLFAVFGLFGLLRLVGLGDVKLMAAVGALLRWPLALWALVYVVLAGGLLALVVAALRGRLKATFSGLFRRGTRAVERDDEGFPAAAHRLPYGVAILLGVGWAVAARYVPALRIP; translated from the coding sequence GTGAACTGGCTCCTCCTCCCCGATCTCCTCTGCCTGCTCGTCTGCGCCATCGGCGCGGTGACCGACCTGCGCGAATACCGCATCCCGAACTGGCTCACCGGCAGCGGGGTGCTCGTCGGGCTGATCGTCAACTATGCCGTGATCGCGGCCTACCTTGGGCCCGCGGCGGGCTTTCGCCTCGGGCTCGGGCACGCCGCTCTCGGCGCGGCGGTGCTCTTCGCGGTCTTCGGCCTCTTCGGCTTGCTGCGCCTGGTGGGCCTCGGGGACGTGAAGCTGATGGCCGCCGTGGGCGCGCTGTTGCGCTGGCCGCTCGCCCTCTGGGCGCTGGTCTACGTGGTGCTGGCGGGGGGCCTGCTGGCCCTGGTCGTGGCCGCGCTCCGGGGCCGGCTCAAGGCCACCTTCTCGGGGCTCTTCCGTCGCGGCACGCGAGCCGTCGAGCGCGACGACGAGGGCTTTCCCGCGGCGGCGCACCGGCTGCCCTACGGGGTGGCGATCCTGCTCGGGGTGGGGTGGGCCGTGGCCGCGCGCTACGTGCCCGCGCTGCGCATCCCGTAG
- a CDS encoding tetratricopeptide repeat protein, with translation MLRGIPALCGVALLAGCASSSGSGSGERVWDARRNPYEFHRGMTYALLRASSAQRAVPHVNELLRLKPKAAEPYYLLGRLYLELRVPGRAEGAMREALKRDVNFAPAYGSLGVILDTQRRHREAEQAHRAALKLDDQRASYHNNLGFCLYLQGRVRDAVEAYRLALLRQPTHLRIHNNLAFAYAREGNLHLAYRHFRMGGKPAEAQNNMGFVYEELGELERAYDFYLKALQLDPEHLRVRKNLERICKRLGRPMPSLLSSAREAPGTTPQEDTP, from the coding sequence ATGCTGCGAGGAATACCGGCGCTCTGTGGCGTGGCCCTGCTGGCCGGTTGCGCGAGCTCTTCGGGCTCGGGGAGCGGCGAGCGGGTCTGGGACGCGCGCCGCAACCCGTACGAGTTTCATCGCGGCATGACCTACGCGCTCTTGCGGGCCTCGTCGGCGCAGCGCGCCGTGCCGCACGTGAACGAGCTCCTGCGCCTCAAGCCCAAGGCCGCGGAGCCCTACTACCTGCTCGGGCGGCTCTACCTGGAGCTCCGGGTCCCGGGGCGCGCCGAGGGGGCGATGCGCGAGGCGCTCAAGCGCGACGTGAACTTCGCCCCCGCGTACGGGAGCCTCGGGGTCATTCTGGACACCCAGCGACGGCATCGCGAGGCCGAGCAGGCGCACCGAGCGGCCCTCAAGCTCGACGACCAGCGCGCCTCGTACCACAACAACCTGGGTTTTTGCCTGTACCTCCAGGGGCGCGTGCGTGACGCCGTCGAGGCCTATCGCCTCGCGCTCCTGCGCCAGCCGACCCACCTGCGCATCCACAACAACCTGGCCTTCGCCTACGCGCGCGAAGGGAACTTGCATCTCGCGTACCGGCACTTCCGCATGGGGGGCAAGCCGGCCGAGGCGCAGAACAACATGGGCTTCGTCTACGAGGAGCTGGGCGAGCTCGAACGTGCCTACGACTTCTATCTCAAGGCCTTGCAGCTCGACCCGGAGCACCTCCGCGTCCGGAAGAACCTCGAGCGCATCTGCAAAAGACTCGGTCGCCCGATGCCCAGCCTGCTATCCTCTGCGAGAGAGGCACCCGGGACGACCCCACAGGAGGACACGCCATGA
- a CDS encoding type II secretion system F family protein, with protein sequence MGQLVQNFLAGPAGYAAVLVVAFGAAMALVMGLRYVAVARRDTTRERLERAIRPSTAVVPADAAEPRPAPETEAKPASIWARLLTPLAKVAQPGDEEERGRLQSRLAYAGIRHERAMAVYLGSKVFFCLALGVFFLWLNSIRPQPLRFAALYTLVLMSIGFYLPNLWLMGRVKDRQSKINRSLPDALDLMVTCVEAGLGLDAAVNRVAEEVKLAAPILSFELSTTGLEMRAGLSRGQAFRRLAQRTGVEELSNLAAIIIQTEIFGTSVARSLRVQSEAMRIRRMQLAEERAATVAVKLTVPLIFCILPSLFAVLMGPAVVRIIRILMPRITGGGG encoded by the coding sequence ATGGGGCAGCTCGTACAGAACTTCCTCGCGGGACCGGCGGGCTACGCCGCGGTGCTGGTCGTGGCCTTCGGCGCGGCGATGGCGCTCGTGATGGGGCTCCGGTACGTGGCCGTCGCGCGGCGCGATACGACCCGCGAGCGCCTGGAGCGGGCGATCCGTCCCTCGACGGCCGTGGTCCCGGCGGACGCAGCCGAGCCGCGGCCGGCGCCGGAGACAGAGGCCAAGCCAGCCTCGATCTGGGCCCGACTGCTCACCCCGCTCGCGAAGGTGGCTCAGCCCGGCGACGAGGAGGAACGGGGTCGGCTGCAGAGTCGCCTGGCCTACGCCGGCATCCGCCACGAGCGCGCCATGGCGGTGTACCTCGGCTCGAAGGTCTTTTTCTGCCTGGCACTCGGCGTGTTCTTTCTCTGGCTCAACTCGATTCGACCCCAGCCGCTCCGGTTCGCCGCGCTCTATACGCTCGTGCTGATGAGCATCGGCTTCTACCTGCCGAACCTCTGGCTCATGGGGCGGGTGAAGGACCGGCAGTCGAAGATCAACCGCTCGCTCCCCGACGCGCTCGACCTGATGGTCACCTGCGTGGAGGCGGGGCTCGGGCTCGACGCCGCGGTGAACCGGGTGGCCGAGGAGGTCAAGCTCGCGGCGCCCATCCTGTCGTTCGAGCTCTCCACGACGGGGCTCGAGATGCGCGCCGGTCTTTCGCGGGGCCAGGCCTTCCGGCGCCTCGCGCAGCGCACCGGCGTCGAGGAGCTCTCGAACCTGGCGGCGATCATCATCCAGACGGAGATCTTCGGCACCTCGGTGGCGCGCTCGCTCCGCGTGCAGTCCGAGGCGATGCGCATCCGCCGCATGCAGCTCGCGGAGGAGCGGGCCGCGACCGTGGCGGTGAAGCTGACCGTGCCGCTCATCTTCTGCATCCTCCCGTCGCTCTTCGCGGTACTCATGGGGCCGGCCGTGGTGCGCATCATCCGGATCTTGATGCCCCGCATCACCGGCGGCGGAGGGTAA
- a CDS encoding type II secretion system F family protein yields the protein MTTNVLLVVVGVVVFLAAEAAYYLVVYRGEQRRHELRRRLKSLGMQTAGASLLRERRMARSPSLDALLRPWPFAQRLEDLLLKTDLNWTVAFTLALCIGLAVGLTMLLVMPLHSVILSALVGIPLGGAIPILIVLNARVRRSIKISQQLPDALEMMVRSLRAGHGISSGFKLVAEEMPAPVAVEFGRCFEEQNFGVDFREAITHMTERVPDNLDLKLFAVSVIIQRETGGNLVEILDQIATTIRDRFRFYGKLRALTAEGRLSGYILGALPFLCLLFVGLMNPQYLVPMVTDTIGRLMALGGLVMWALGILWMRKLSQVDY from the coding sequence ATGACCACCAACGTCCTCCTCGTCGTCGTCGGTGTCGTGGTCTTCCTGGCCGCCGAGGCGGCCTACTACCTCGTGGTCTACCGGGGCGAGCAGCGGCGCCACGAGCTCCGGCGCCGGCTGAAGTCCCTCGGGATGCAGACGGCGGGGGCGAGCCTGCTCCGCGAGCGCCGCATGGCGCGGAGCCCCTCGCTCGACGCGCTCCTCCGGCCGTGGCCCTTCGCCCAGCGTCTCGAGGATCTCCTGCTCAAGACGGACCTCAACTGGACGGTGGCCTTCACGCTCGCGCTGTGCATTGGCCTGGCCGTGGGCCTCACCATGCTGCTCGTGATGCCGCTGCACAGCGTGATCCTCTCCGCCCTCGTCGGTATTCCCTTGGGCGGAGCGATCCCGATCCTCATCGTGCTCAACGCGCGCGTGCGGCGCAGCATCAAGATCTCGCAGCAGCTCCCCGACGCGCTCGAGATGATGGTGCGGTCGCTGCGCGCCGGCCACGGCATCTCGTCGGGCTTCAAGCTGGTGGCCGAGGAGATGCCGGCCCCCGTGGCGGTCGAGTTCGGCCGCTGCTTCGAGGAGCAGAACTTCGGCGTCGATTTTCGCGAAGCCATCACGCACATGACCGAGCGCGTGCCGGACAACCTGGACCTCAAGCTCTTCGCCGTCTCGGTGATCATCCAGCGCGAGACGGGCGGCAATCTGGTGGAGATCCTGGACCAGATCGCCACCACGATTCGGGACCGGTTTCGCTTCTACGGCAAGCTGCGGGCGCTGACGGCCGAAGGGCGCCTGTCGGGCTACATCCTCGGCGCCCTCCCCTTCCTGTGCCTGCTCTTCGTCGGACTCATGAACCCGCAGTACCTCGTGCCGATGGTCACCGACACCATCGGCCGGCTGATGGCGCTCGGAGGCCTCGTGATGTGGGCCCTCGGCATCCTGTGGATGCGCAAGCTCTCGCAGGTGGATTACTAG
- a CDS encoding CpaF family protein, with protein MKLRDRLKLGHDSNPDLLAAAQEMPAVYHDMKRAIHDQLVDRLELQKLDRLKPEELRAELRNTITDLIVAAQLPLNRIERERLIQELLDEITGLGPLEPLLADPTIADILVNGYNTVFIEREGRILETSVRFRDNDHLMQIINRIVSRIGRRVDETSPMVDARLPDGSRVNAIIPPLALDGPALSIRRFGGKPLLAPDLVAGGSLTPAMLDFVAAAVRARLNILISGGTGSGKTTMLNAMSAFIPPTERIVTIEDAAELQLQQRHVVRLETRPPNLEGKGAITQRDLVRNSLRMRPDRIIVGEVRGAEVMDMLQAMNTGHDGSMTTVHANSPRDALTRLGAMVGMAGAVYSESVMSLTLSRALNMVVHLSRGSDGKRRVLSISEITGMEGSVITMQEIFMFRQRGVDANGHVLGESVATGIRPQSLERIQRAGYGTDISFRA; from the coding sequence ATGAAGCTCCGCGATCGTCTGAAGCTCGGCCACGACTCGAACCCCGACCTCCTCGCGGCGGCGCAGGAGATGCCGGCGGTCTACCACGACATGAAGCGCGCGATTCACGACCAGCTCGTGGATCGGCTCGAGCTGCAGAAGCTCGACCGCCTCAAGCCGGAGGAGCTGCGCGCTGAGCTCCGCAACACGATCACCGACCTGATCGTGGCGGCTCAGCTCCCGCTCAATCGCATCGAGCGCGAGCGGCTGATCCAGGAACTCCTCGACGAGATCACGGGCCTCGGCCCGCTCGAGCCGCTGCTGGCCGACCCGACCATCGCCGACATCCTGGTCAACGGCTACAACACGGTCTTCATCGAGCGCGAGGGGCGCATCCTCGAGACCTCGGTCCGCTTCCGCGACAACGATCACCTGATGCAGATCATCAACCGCATCGTGAGCCGCATCGGCCGACGCGTGGACGAGACCTCGCCGATGGTGGACGCGCGCCTCCCTGACGGCTCGCGCGTGAACGCGATCATCCCGCCGCTCGCGCTCGACGGCCCCGCGCTCTCCATCCGCCGCTTCGGCGGCAAGCCGCTCCTCGCGCCGGACCTGGTCGCGGGGGGCTCGCTCACGCCGGCCATGCTGGACTTCGTCGCCGCGGCGGTGCGCGCGCGGCTGAACATCCTCATCTCGGGCGGTACGGGCAGCGGCAAGACCACCATGCTGAACGCCATGTCGGCCTTCATCCCGCCGACCGAGCGCATCGTGACCATCGAGGACGCGGCGGAGCTCCAGCTCCAGCAGAGGCACGTGGTGCGCCTGGAGACCCGCCCCCCGAACCTGGAAGGGAAGGGGGCGATCACGCAGCGGGACCTGGTCCGCAACAGTCTCCGCATGCGTCCCGACCGCATCATCGTCGGCGAGGTTCGCGGCGCCGAGGTCATGGACATGCTCCAGGCCATGAACACGGGCCACGACGGATCGATGACCACCGTGCACGCCAACAGCCCGCGCGACGCGCTCACGCGCCTCGGCGCGATGGTGGGGATGGCCGGGGCGGTCTACAGCGAATCGGTCATGTCGCTGACCCTCTCGCGGGCGCTGAACATGGTGGTCCATCTGTCGCGCGGCTCCGACGGGAAGCGTCGCGTGCTCTCGATCTCGGAGATCACGGGGATGGAGGGGTCGGTGATCACGATGCAGGAGATCTTCATGTTCCGTCAGCGCGGCGTGGACGCGAACGGACACGTGCTCGGAGAGAGCGTGGCGACGGGCATCCGACCCCAGAGCCTCGAGCGCATCCAGCGCGCGGGGTACGGGACCGACATCAGCTTTCGCGCATGA
- a CDS encoding AAA family ATPase: protein MAQQPEVVIVGAREQELEALRPHILDMVNIRAAEQDPQKALALIQKEPPSIALLYLDHDPQAIFGVSQQISRLDGCVSMIVSRDRDPEKILAAMRAGAKEYAFLDEGAGDVRRAIRDLNVRDAEPAVAASQPAAARQGVIIAVFACKGGSGATTIATNLAGALLESDEDERNAVVIVDLNQQLGDVLSFLDLTARYTLHDVVSNMRRLDRELLMQSLTQHTSGLYAVAQGDNLDETAEVDSKGTAQLLGLLRKHFDYVVVDGLRDFNENALVALDLANKILLTITQDIPSVKNANRCLAVFKRLGYGPDKLKPVLNRYARGTKLDPDSIGDALNTPIVGTVCNDFPTVIKAVNDGNLLVKAAPKARVTLDIQGLVPLVGGTSRQKRRGLFGFLGK, encoded by the coding sequence GAAGGCGCTCGCGCTCATCCAGAAGGAGCCGCCGAGCATCGCGCTCCTCTATCTGGACCACGACCCGCAGGCCATCTTCGGCGTATCGCAGCAGATCTCGCGGCTCGACGGCTGCGTCTCGATGATCGTCTCGCGCGACCGCGACCCCGAGAAGATCCTCGCCGCGATGCGCGCCGGGGCCAAGGAGTATGCCTTCCTCGACGAGGGGGCGGGGGACGTGCGCCGGGCGATCCGCGACCTGAACGTGCGCGATGCCGAGCCAGCCGTCGCCGCCTCGCAGCCCGCTGCCGCGCGGCAGGGGGTGATCATCGCCGTCTTCGCCTGCAAGGGGGGGAGCGGGGCCACCACGATCGCCACCAACCTGGCGGGCGCGCTGCTCGAGAGCGACGAGGACGAGCGCAACGCCGTGGTGATCGTGGATCTGAACCAGCAGCTCGGCGACGTGCTCTCCTTTCTCGACCTCACGGCGCGCTACACGCTCCACGACGTCGTCTCGAACATGCGTCGGCTGGACCGCGAGCTCCTGATGCAGTCGCTCACGCAGCACACCTCCGGCCTCTACGCGGTGGCGCAGGGGGACAACCTCGACGAGACCGCCGAGGTGGACAGCAAGGGGACGGCGCAGCTCCTGGGCCTCTTGCGCAAGCACTTCGACTACGTCGTGGTGGACGGCCTGCGCGACTTCAACGAGAACGCGCTCGTCGCGCTCGACCTGGCCAACAAGATCCTCCTCACCATCACGCAGGACATCCCGTCGGTGAAGAACGCCAACCGGTGCCTCGCGGTCTTCAAGCGGCTCGGTTACGGCCCCGACAAGCTCAAGCCGGTGCTCAACCGCTACGCACGCGGCACGAAGCTCGACCCGGACTCGATCGGCGACGCGCTCAACACGCCCATCGTGGGGACCGTGTGCAACGACTTCCCGACGGTGATCAAGGCGGTCAACGACGGCAACCTGCTCGTGAAGGCTGCGCCCAAGGCGCGCGTGACGCTCGACATTCAGGGCCTGGTGCCGCTCGTGGGGGGCACCTCGCGGCAGAAGCGGCGCGGGCTCTTCGGTTTCCTGGGGAAGTGA